Proteins encoded in a region of the uncultured Paludibaculum sp. genome:
- a CDS encoding 2-dehydropantoate 2-reductase N-terminal domain-containing protein, translating into MQTPPNSLNWSTPPRVLVYGAGVVGTLFASRLKRAGQDVTVLARGRRLTDIREHGLVLENQSTDERTVTLVTAIDHLAPDSTYDLIFVVMRKNQVDAVLPALAAARKVSTICFMVNTASGYTMWSEAVGRERLLLGFPGAGGVREGPVVRYAFAPTWMQPTTFGEPAGQVTARLKAVLRMFRSADLPVTTCSDMRAWLTSHVALVSPLANGIYLAGGGNCRLAKQVDTVRLMVDAIREGFAVVRAAGLNVVPFQLRLVERTPEALVVSALRAWAGTGHFETVAKAHAIAAADEMRVLAHEFALLARTVGVRTPAIDRLREACDIFARRP; encoded by the coding sequence ATGCAGACGCCGCCCAACTCATTGAACTGGTCCACACCTCCGAGAGTTCTCGTCTACGGTGCGGGTGTCGTTGGAACTCTGTTTGCCTCCCGGCTGAAGCGTGCTGGTCAGGATGTCACAGTGCTGGCGCGTGGGAGGCGGCTCACCGATATTCGGGAGCATGGTCTTGTTCTCGAAAATCAAAGTACAGACGAGCGTACCGTCACCCTGGTGACGGCCATTGACCACCTGGCACCTGACTCCACATATGACTTGATCTTTGTCGTTATGCGCAAGAACCAGGTCGATGCAGTTCTGCCAGCGTTGGCTGCGGCACGCAAGGTGTCGACGATCTGCTTCATGGTGAATACCGCGTCTGGCTACACCATGTGGAGCGAGGCAGTTGGGCGCGAGCGGCTACTCCTTGGCTTTCCGGGGGCTGGGGGCGTCAGAGAAGGTCCCGTCGTCCGCTACGCGTTTGCGCCCACATGGATGCAGCCGACTACGTTCGGAGAGCCAGCCGGGCAGGTCACAGCCCGCCTCAAGGCCGTACTGCGGATGTTTCGCAGCGCGGATCTACCGGTTACCACCTGCTCCGACATGCGAGCGTGGTTGACTTCACACGTGGCGCTAGTCAGCCCACTGGCGAACGGCATCTACCTCGCCGGTGGCGGCAATTGCCGGTTGGCAAAGCAGGTAGACACAGTTCGACTGATGGTGGACGCGATCCGAGAGGGATTCGCTGTCGTGCGTGCGGCAGGTTTGAATGTGGTGCCCTTCCAACTTCGACTGGTGGAACGCACGCCGGAGGCGCTTGTTGTTTCCGCGCTGCGGGCGTGGGCAGGCACCGGCCATTTCGAGACGGTCGCTAAGGCACACGCAATTGCGGCAGCGGACGAAATGCGGGTCCTCGCCCACGAGTTTGCCTTGCTGGCCCGGACGGTCGGCGTCAGGACCCCCGCGATCGATCGTTTAAGAGAAGCGTGTGACATCTTTGCTCGACGACCCTAG
- a CDS encoding type II toxin-antitoxin system YafQ family toxin codes for MSWAASACWLWSQHGSTPPLIGMEIGTSLVRHDRFLAQTFNTRISRIPFSEWKHFRDCHIEPDWLLIYRIDGEDLPLVRTGTHSDLFCRSRRGPAAT; via the coding sequence ATGAGTTGGGCGGCGTCTGCATGTTGGTTATGGTCTCAGCATGGCAGCACGCCGCCCCTGATTGGCATGGAAATCGGGACGTCACTGGTCCGTCACGATCGTTTTTTGGCGCAAACATTCAATACCAGAATCTCTAGAATTCCATTTTCTGAGTGGAAGCACTTCCGCGACTGCCACATCGAACCGGATTGGCTACTGATCTACAGGATTGATGGCGAGGACCTTCCCCTCGTTCGCACGGGAACGCACTCGGATCTGTTCTGCAGGAGTCGCCGAGGCCCAGCCGCCACGTAG
- a CDS encoding ABC transporter ATP-binding protein — protein MNSVLEFIGVERAYKQGVPVLDGITFSMAAGEVAGLLGRNGAGKTTLIRIAMGMLKPQAGRVRVFGLDPARDAVEIKRRIGFVAEDQVLPGWARVQDLIDFHRYLFPRWDEALERQLAERFGLRRGEKIKNLSKGQARQVALLLAVCHRPELLVLDEPAGGLDPVVRREFLETSIELLNREGTAILFSSHHMGDVERLAGRVVLLDGGKVRIDSDLDQLRERHCVALVSKGSVSSAAVLEEMPGCLRARTQGESWHAVFAGDPAEVEQRIRQGLGSNGVRCSRVPLEELFIEFVGAQQ, from the coding sequence ATGAATAGCGTTCTGGAGTTCATTGGCGTCGAACGGGCGTACAAACAGGGTGTGCCGGTGCTCGACGGGATCACCTTCTCGATGGCCGCCGGGGAGGTAGCCGGCCTGCTGGGCCGCAACGGCGCGGGCAAGACAACCCTGATCCGCATCGCCATGGGGATGTTGAAGCCGCAGGCCGGGCGTGTGCGCGTGTTCGGCCTCGATCCGGCGCGCGACGCGGTGGAGATCAAGCGCCGCATCGGCTTTGTGGCCGAAGACCAGGTGCTGCCCGGGTGGGCCCGGGTCCAGGATCTGATCGACTTCCACCGCTACCTGTTCCCGCGCTGGGACGAGGCGCTGGAACGCCAGTTGGCCGAGCGCTTCGGGCTGCGGCGCGGCGAGAAGATCAAGAATCTGAGCAAGGGCCAGGCGCGCCAGGTAGCCTTGCTTCTAGCCGTCTGCCACCGGCCGGAGTTGCTGGTGCTCGACGAGCCCGCCGGCGGCCTGGATCCCGTGGTGCGGCGCGAGTTCCTGGAAACCTCCATCGAACTGCTGAACCGCGAAGGCACGGCCATTCTCTTCTCCTCGCACCACATGGGCGACGTGGAGCGGTTGGCCGGACGGGTGGTGCTGCTGGACGGCGGCAAAGTGCGCATCGACAGCGATCTGGATCAACTGCGCGAACGGCACTGCGTGGCGCTGGTGTCGAAGGGCTCTGTGTCGAGTGCGGCGGTGCTGGAAGAGATGCCAGGCTGCCTGCGGGCCCGCACGCAGGGCGAGAGCTGGCACGCGGTGTTCGCGGGCGATCCGGCGGAGGTGGAGCAGCGTATCCGCCAGGGCCTGGGCTCGAACGGGGTGCGCTGTTCGCGCGTGCCGTTGGAGGAGCTGTTCATCGAGTTCGTAGGCGCGCAGCAGTAA
- a CDS encoding DUF433 domain-containing protein → MACNFAVVTMKVKIVEDKRITIEPGKRSSPPCIRNLRITVWDVLGWLAAGKSEEQIISDYPELERDDFRAVYEYAARAGQIVAL, encoded by the coding sequence GTGGCGTGCAACTTCGCTGTCGTCACCATGAAGGTGAAGATCGTGGAGGATAAGCGCATCACAATTGAACCCGGCAAAAGGTCCAGCCCGCCCTGCATCCGAAATCTGCGGATCACCGTGTGGGATGTGCTCGGCTGGCTCGCGGCCGGCAAGAGCGAGGAACAGATCATCAGCGACTATCCCGAGTTGGAACGGGATGACTTTCGGGCCGTGTATGAGTACGCCGCCCGAGCCGGGCAGATAGTCGCTCTGTGA
- a CDS encoding DUF5615 family PIN-like protein, with product MKLLLDENLSRRLVDRLADLFPDSTHVALTGLLQSPDISIWEHAKAGDYTIVTADADFYELATTFGPPPKVIWLRGCDYPTAVAERLIRGQAIRVTEFLNDPDRAVLILTP from the coding sequence GTGAAGTTGCTGCTGGACGAGAACCTGTCCCGCCGCCTCGTCGACAGATTGGCCGATTTGTTCCCCGACTCCACGCACGTAGCACTGACAGGATTGCTCCAGTCTCCCGACATCAGCATCTGGGAGCACGCGAAAGCTGGTGATTACACCATCGTCACCGCGGACGCGGACTTCTACGAGCTCGCCACGACGTTCGGCCCGCCGCCCAAGGTCATCTGGTTGCGCGGCTGCGATTACCCGACCGCCGTCGCGGAACGACTCATTCGTGGCCAAGCGATCCGCGTGACGGAATTCCTGAACGATCCTGACCGGGCGGTTCTGATCTTAACGCCGTAG
- a CDS encoding transcriptional regulator has product MPLTHDFKETIRQRAQEEPEFRQALLREAVECILNGDLQTGKAVLRDYVNATVGFQDLEKRTRIPAKSLMRMLGPKGSPSAVNLTSIVTVLLQTEGVRFELALRRWA; this is encoded by the coding sequence ATGCCCCTGACCCACGATTTCAAAGAGACGATCCGCCAGCGTGCCCAGGAGGAGCCGGAGTTTCGGCAGGCGCTGCTGCGAGAGGCCGTCGAGTGCATTCTCAACGGTGACCTGCAGACTGGCAAAGCGGTGCTGCGCGACTACGTCAATGCCACCGTTGGGTTTCAGGACCTTGAGAAGCGGACCCGCATTCCAGCCAAGAGCCTCATGCGCATGCTCGGGCCCAAGGGCAGCCCGTCAGCCGTCAACCTCACCAGCATCGTAACCGTCCTGCTGCAAACCGAGGGCGTCCGTTTTGAGCTCGCGCTTAGGAGATGGGCTTAA
- a CDS encoding DUF433 domain-containing protein has translation MKGKIVDDNRITIEPGKRSGQPCIRSLRITVWDVLGWLAAGKSEDQIISDYPELERDDFRAVYEYAARVGRRVAL, from the coding sequence ATGAAGGGGAAGATCGTGGACGACAACCGCATCACAATCGAACCCGGTAAAAGGTCCGGCCAGCCCTGCATCCGGAGTCTGCGGATCACCGTGTGGGATGTGCTCGGCTGGCTCGCTGCCGGCAAGAGCGAGGACCAGATCATCAGCGACTATCCCGAGTTGGAACGGGATGACTTTCGGGCCGTCTATGAGTACGCCGCCCGAGTCGGGCGGCGCGTCGCTCTGTGA
- a CDS encoding GntR family transcriptional regulator, with product MLYITSMQLNVHPGAEVPIYRQIMRQITEAVAGGRLRPGDKLTSHRDLAEELVIAPLTVKKAYDELELAGLIETVRGRGTFVVERPPLPSPDERRIHLREHARRFLTQAFLDRLSWQEALEVLQEARTEIEGAQASQQETEQNHE from the coding sequence GTGCTCTATATCACTTCCATGCAGTTGAATGTTCATCCCGGAGCCGAAGTCCCCATCTACCGCCAGATCATGCGGCAGATTACCGAGGCGGTCGCCGGAGGCCGGCTGCGGCCCGGTGACAAGCTCACGTCCCATCGCGATCTGGCTGAAGAGCTTGTGATCGCTCCGCTGACGGTGAAGAAGGCCTATGACGAGTTGGAGCTCGCCGGGCTTATCGAGACCGTCCGTGGCCGGGGCACCTTTGTCGTGGAACGGCCGCCGCTGCCGAGTCCGGACGAGCGGCGCATCCACTTGCGAGAGCACGCGCGCCGCTTCCTCACCCAGGCGTTTCTAGACCGGCTCAGCTGGCAGGAAGCACTTGAGGTGCTGCAGGAAGCGCGCACGGAAATCGAGGGCGCGCAGGCGTCCCAGCAGGAAACGGAGCAAAACCATGAATAG